Genomic segment of uncultured Tolumonas sp.:
AGGTTGGATACAGCATTTCCTGCATACCCGGGCCGCCTTTCGGGCCTTCGTAACGCACGATCACCACATCACCGGCTTTGACGGTGCCACCCAAAATGCCAGCAACGGCGTCGTCCTGGCTTTCGAATACCACCGCTGGGCCTTCAAAGGTCAGAATGGATTCATCGACACCGGCAGTTTTGACGATACAGCCATCAATAGCCAGATTACCGGCCAACACGGCTAAACCACCATCCTGGCTGTAGGCGTTTTCTTTGGTGCGGATACAACCTTCTTTGCGATCCACATCCAGTGACGGCCAGCGGCAATCCTGACTAAATGCTTTGGTGGTTGGAATGCCACCGGGGCCGGCACTGTAGAATTTTTTCACTTCTTCAGATGGGTTCAGCGCCACGTCATATTGTTCAATCAACTCGGCCATCGACAGGCCCAACACGTTGCGCACCTCGGTGTGCAGCAAGCCAGCGCGGCTCAGTTCACCCAAAATGGCGACGATACCACCGGCGCGGTGTACGTCTTCCATGTGATATTTCTGCGTTGATGGCGCCACTTTACACAGCTGTGGTACACGGCGTGACATGCGATCGATGTCGGCCATGGTGAAATCAACATCACCTTCTTGGGCGATGGCCAGCAGGTGCAATACAGTGTTGGTGGAACCGCCCATGGCGATATCCAGCGCGATGGCATTTTCAAACGCATCTTTGGTGGCGATGCCACGTGGCAGCGCAGTCACATCGTCTTGTTCGTAATAGCGTTTGGCCAGCTCAACGATGCGGTGACCGGCCGTTTTGAACAGCTGTTCACGATCAGCATGCGTCGCCAGCAGTGAACCGTTACCCGGTTGCGACAGACCCAGCGCTTCGGTCAGGCAGTTCATCGAGTTGGCGGTAAACATCCCAGAGCACGAGCCGCAAGTCGGGCAAGCACTGCGCTCAACGGCGGCGGTGTCCTCATCGCTAACAGTTGGGTCAGCCGCCATGATCATGGCATCGACCAGATCCAGCTTGATGATTTTGTCTGATAGTTTGGTTTTACCGGCTTCCATCGGGCCGCCAGAAACGAAAATCACCGGAATGTTCAGGCGCATCGCTGCCATCAGCATGCCCGGGGTGATTTTGTCGCAGTTGGAGATACACACCATGGCATCGGCGCAGTGGGCGTTGACCATGTATTCCACCGAGTCGGCGATCAACTCGCGAGAAGGCAGGGAATAGAGCATGCCGCCATGACCCATGGCAATACCGTCATCCACCGCAATGGTGTTGAACTCTTTGGCCACACCACCGGCCGCTTCGATTTCACGCGCTACCAATT
This window contains:
- the ilvD gene encoding dihydroxy-acid dehydratase; translated protein: MPKLRSATTTQGRNMAGARALWRATGMKDGDFDKPIIAVVNSFTQFVPGHVHLKDLGQLVAREIEAAGGVAKEFNTIAVDDGIAMGHGGMLYSLPSRELIADSVEYMVNAHCADAMVCISNCDKITPGMLMAAMRLNIPVIFVSGGPMEAGKTKLSDKIIKLDLVDAMIMAADPTVSDEDTAAVERSACPTCGSCSGMFTANSMNCLTEALGLSQPGNGSLLATHADREQLFKTAGHRIVELAKRYYEQDDVTALPRGIATKDAFENAIALDIAMGGSTNTVLHLLAIAQEGDVDFTMADIDRMSRRVPQLCKVAPSTQKYHMEDVHRAGGIVAILGELSRAGLLHTEVRNVLGLSMAELIEQYDVALNPSEEVKKFYSAGPGGIPTTKAFSQDCRWPSLDVDRKEGCIRTKENAYSQDGGLAVLAGNLAIDGCIVKTAGVDESILTFEGPAVVFESQDDAVAGILGGTVKAGDVVIVRYEGPKGGPGMQEMLYPTSYLKSMGLGKECALITDGRFSGGSSGLSIGHVSPEAAAGGNIGLIENGDLISINIPARTIDIKISDSELATRRAAMEAKGKAAWKPVNRDRFVSFALRAYANLATSADKGAVRDRSKLGE